One Acetomicrobium sp. S15 = DSM 107314 DNA window includes the following coding sequences:
- the galE gene encoding UDP-glucose 4-epimerase GalE — protein sequence MILVTGGAGYIGSHVVLSLREMGHEVVVLDDLSRGHEDLIFSPNFVQCDIRDREAVGSAFARFPIEAVLHFAARSLVGESMREPEVYYDVNVNGTLSLLSVMRDRGVNALVFSSSAAVYGEPERTPISEEDELRPTNVYGETKLFIESMLRRYHEAYGLNSVSLRYFNAAGADPEGRSGEDHDPETHLIPLVLDVALGRRKEIAIFGTDYPTPDGSCIRDYIHVTDLASAHVLALKSLIQGKARCSAYNLGNGMGYSVKDVIDVARRVTSKPIPASAGPRRPGDPAVLVASSDRAQKDLGWRRAHPELEEIVATAWEWHRRRFSR from the coding sequence ATGATACTGGTAACCGGAGGCGCGGGTTATATAGGAAGCCACGTAGTGCTGTCTCTGCGCGAAATGGGCCACGAAGTAGTCGTATTGGACGACCTGAGCCGTGGACATGAGGACTTGATCTTTTCGCCCAACTTCGTGCAGTGCGATATCCGCGACCGCGAAGCGGTAGGCAGCGCTTTCGCTCGCTTTCCCATCGAAGCGGTTCTCCATTTCGCCGCCAGAAGCCTTGTGGGCGAATCAATGCGAGAGCCTGAAGTCTATTACGACGTTAACGTAAACGGGACGCTTTCGCTCCTGTCTGTCATGCGGGATCGCGGCGTGAATGCCCTGGTCTTTTCCTCCTCAGCCGCAGTCTATGGAGAGCCGGAGCGAACGCCCATATCGGAAGAAGACGAACTGCGCCCTACCAACGTCTATGGCGAGACCAAACTGTTCATAGAGTCGATGCTGCGCCGTTACCACGAAGCATACGGGCTCAACAGCGTTTCGCTCAGGTACTTCAACGCGGCGGGGGCCGATCCCGAAGGCCGAAGCGGCGAGGATCACGATCCAGAGACTCACCTCATCCCCTTGGTATTGGACGTGGCGTTGGGACGCAGGAAGGAGATCGCGATCTTCGGCACGGACTACCCAACGCCTGACGGCAGCTGCATTCGCGACTACATCCACGTCACGGACCTCGCCTCCGCGCACGTCCTCGCCCTAAAAAGCCTTATCCAGGGCAAGGCTCGTTGTTCCGCCTACAACTTGGGCAACGGCATGGGGTATTCCGTCAAGGATGTTATAGACGTGGCGAGGCGCGTTACGAGTAAACCTATACCGGCGAGCGCTGGCCCCAGGCGGCCCGGCGATCCGGCGGTGTTGGTAGCCTCGTCAGATAGGGCGCAAAAAGATCTCGGCTGGCGAAGGGCTCACCCGGAGCTCGAAGAAATCGTCGCTACTGCCTGGGAATGGCACCGTCGCAGGTTCAGCCGATGA